The following DNA comes from Corynebacterium lizhenjunii.
TCTGGCTCCACCACGGCGTAAGCGTGCCGGGCGTTAAACGCCTCAACATCGGCGGTGAACTTAGTAAACAGCTGCACAGCTGCCGCAGCGTCAAGCTCTTGTGCGTCAGAGTTGCCTGCGGCAATCCCGTCCAGCTGGTCTAAGAAGCCCTCGAGGATCGCACGCAACTGCGGCAACACCTTTGGGTCAAAAGGCTGGTCCCACCACTCCTTTTCTTCCGGGCGCAAGTAGCTGCCGGTAGCAAAGGAGGTCAAGTCTGTGATGAACTCATCCACGTTGGGCTGGAAAGTAGTGCGAATGCTCATTGGTGGTGGACCCCTTGGGTGCTCGTGCGGGTTGGTCTAGCCGGACGTTTGCGCCTAAAGCTTCACGCCCAACAGGGAGTCTACCGCTTGGGCCACGAGGGCCCCCGCGTGCTCTTCGGTGCTGCCCCGTTCAGCTTGGGCCCACTCATCCAGGGCGGCCAACGCGGCCGGGGTATCGAGGTCATTGGCCAGGTGCTCGCGCACCGCAGCCACCACGGCCTGCGCCTGGTGCAAACTACCTGGCTGCGCCAGCGCCCTGCGCCACAATTCCAGACGCTGCTGTGCGCGTTCCACCACGGCAGCAGACCAGTCCCTATCCCCGCGATAATGGCTGGCATAAACGCCCAGCCGAATGGCACCCGGTTCCACTCCTTGCTCCGTGAGCTTGTGCACAAAGACCAGGTTGCCCAAGGATTTCGACATCTTTACCCCATCGAGTCCAATCATGCCCGTGTGCACGTAGAACTGCGCCATGGGCCCCTGGCCAAAAGCAGCCTCCGCGTGGGCGGCAGAAAACTCGTGGTGCGGGAAGCGCAGATCACTGCCCCCGCCTTGAATATCGAAGGTTGGGCCCAGGCGGCGGGTAGCGATTGCGGAGCACTCCACATGCCAGCCTGGGCGGCCCGGGCCCATGGGGGAATCCCAGGCGGGCTCGCCGGGGCGGTGGGCGCGCCACAAGAGGGCATCGAGAGGATCCCGCTTGCCAGCCCGGTCCGGATCCCCGCCGCGCTCCCGGAAGAACTCCAACATCTCCGCCCGCGAATACCGCGACTCATAGCCAAAGTTGTCCGTCGCCGCGATGGAGGCGTAGACATCCGGGAACTCGGCATCCTCCACCACATAGGCTGCGCCCTTGTCTAGCAGGGTGGTGACCATCTCAATGACCTCATCAATGGACTCCATAGCGCCTATATAGTGCTGCGGAGGAAAGACAGAAAGGACCTCCATATCACTGCGGAAGAGGTCAATTTGGCTGCTGCCTAGTTCCCTCCAGTCCACGCCGTCGCGCTGCGCGCGCTCAAAAAGCGGATCATCGACATCTGTAATGTTTTGCACATAAGAGACCTCATGTCCATTGTCCAACAACACGCGATAGATGAGATCAAACGTCAGATAGGTCGCTGCATGCCCCAGGTGCGTGGAGTCATAAGGGGTAATCCCACACACATACATTCGTGCCTGGTTATCGGTCACCTCAAGTGGAAACACGCCATCACGCGCAGTGTCATAGAGACGCAAAGGCCGCGCAGTACCTGGAGCGGACTGGAAAGAAGGCTGTGGCCAAGAATGCATGGCCACCATTCTAACGCTTAAAGCGTGAAGACAACCATTAGTATGGCTGCAGCACTCCCAGGGCCAATAGCACCATCACAATGATGCCTACCGGGATGCGATACGCAGCAAACCATTCAAAGGAATGGTGCGCCACGAACTTCAGCAACCACGCGATGGAGGCATAACCAATCACAAACGCAATGCCGGTACCCACCAGCAGCTGCGCACCGGTGGCGGACTGCCCGGTGGCGGGAGCGAAGGCATCGGGAAGAGAGAACAACCCTGAAGCCAACACTGCCGGGATAGCCAACAGGAAGGAAAAGCGCGTGGCCACCTCGCGGTCCAGGCCCAAAAACAGGCCGCCGGAAATGGTGCCACCGGAGCGCGACACTCCCGGAATCAGCGCCAAACACTGGCACAGGCCCATCACCACGGCGTCCTTCATGTTCAGCTCCTCAAAGCCGCGACTCTTGCTCGAGGTGCGCTCTGCGACAATAAACACGAAGGAAAACAGAATCAACATCGCCGCGGTAATCCACAAATTGCGCAGGTTATCGCGGATCAAATCCTTGCCCACAAACCCTAAGATGCCAATGGGAATAGAACCCACAATAACCATCCAGCCCATCTTCCAGTCCTGCCCGCGCGCCTGCTTGTTTAGCAGCCCCGCGCACCAACCCCGCAGAATCTGCCAGATCATGCCGGCAAAATAGACCAAGACGGCGGCCTCCGTGCCCAGTTGGATAACCGCAGTAAAAGACGCCCCGGCATCGGCACCCCAGAACAGTTCTGAGACTATTCGCAGGTGCCCGGAGGAACTCACGGGCAAGAACTCGGTCAAGCCTTGCACCACGGACAGCACAATGACCTGTGCCCACGACATATCGCTGGCAGTATCTGCAGCGGAGTTGATGGCTAGATTCACGGCGTCATTCACGCAGAGACACCCTACCCGCGCATCAAAGACCACAGGGGATTGCCGCGCAGCACTGCTAGACTAATAACCCGTGATTTCCATGACCTGCCATTTCCCCGTTCGCGCCACGTGTGCCGTCTTGACTATAGGGGCCGCCGTAGCGCTGGGGGCGTGCTCCTCGGTGCCTAATGTTCCCTCCCCTGAGGAGCAGGCAGCAGTGGGGCACGCTTCCCCGGCACCGTCTCCGTCTACCGCGTCGCAGGACAAGCTGCCAGGGTCTGTGATTGATTTCCCCGCCGTGCAAGACATTGAGGCCAGCGGCTCACAGTTTGCTGTCCGCACTGCCGATGCCGTCTTTATCGGCTCCGCCTCCTCCTTCGCCGCCGCGGGTACCCGGTCCGGTTCCGGGACTGCGGGACCCGTCAAGGTCGCGGTCGACGCTGCCTGTGGGGATCTGACCCCCGCCGAGGGCGCATTCATTCTGGCCTGTGGCGATAATGTGCTGGTGATGCCCACGGATAATCCCGGCCAGACCACCACCGTTGCCGTGGCGGAAGACTTCCCGGTCACTGCTGCTACCCGCACCAGCAGCGGGGAGCTTTTTGTTGCTTCCGATTCCGCCGCTAAGGTCGCCGTCTACCGCGACGGCGAGCGCGTGGATGACTTTTCCGTGGCCGCGCCCACGGACCAATTGGTCAGCGTGCGCAACCAGGATGGCCAGGACAATGTGGTGCGCATCTGGCGCGAAGACACCACCATTCAGAACTTGGACTGGGAGAATTCCCGTGAGGGTGGCCGTTTGCGCGTGGGCGCGGGTGTGGGCCAGATTTCTGATGGACTGCACGGCGTGGTGGTCGCCGCGGATACCAATGGCAAGCGCGTGGCAATCTACACCGCCGAAGACGTGGTGCGCTTGCACCAATTTGGCAACACCGATGGCACCCCGTGGGCCACCGCTTGGGATGAGCACCGCCAGTTGGCGTGGGTAACTACTACCGATAACAATCAGGCCCAGGCCTTCCGGATCGCTACCGGGGTGCCGGAGCCGCAGGGCAGCTTTGCCACGCTTGCCGATGCCCACCACATCGCCGTGGCCGACGATGGCACCGTGCTCCTGGGCTCCGCCTCCGGTGGCGGCTTGCAGCTGCTGGACTCGCTGCCCTTTGACGCTAAAGAATCTGCTGCTAAAAATTCAGCAACGCAAGACTCCGCCGCTAGCGAGTCTGCTGCGGCCCCGAAGAACTAAAGAAACCGAGGAACCCTAACTGTGAATTGTCATGATCTGCGCACTCAGGCTTATCAATTAGCGCTGCGCGCGATGTTCCGGCTGGACCCCGAACGCATCCATACCCTGATATCTGGCGGTTTGAAGGCCCTCCACGCTGCCAGCCCGATCAATCGCGGCCTGGAGCGCTACCTCGTAGTCCATGATCCGGTCTTGGAACAAGAGGTCTTTGGCGTAAACTTCCCGCGGCCGCTGGGACTGGCTGCTGGCTTTGACAAAAACGGCACCGCCGCCGACGCCTGGGCCGCGGTCGGCTTCGGCTTTGCGGAACTAGGCACGGTCACCGCCCAACCACAACCGGGAAACCCCCAACCGCGCTTGTTCCGCCTGCCCGCAGACAAGGCCATTTTAAACCGCATGGGCTTTAACAACGCCGGTGCAGCCGAGGTGGCTAACAACTTACGGGCACGCCGGCACCGCGATGTCATAGGCATCAACATTGGTAAAAACAAGACCGTCCCTGCCGAGGAGGCAGTGGACAACTACCGTGAGTCCGCCACCCAACTAGGGCACCTGGCTGACTACCTGGTGGTCAACGTCTCCTCCCCTAATACTCCCGGTCTGCGCGACCTTCAAGCCGTGGAGTCCTTGCGCCCCATCCTGGCTGCGGTGCAAGAAGCCGCCCAAGTCCCGGTCCTGGTCAAGATTGCCCCCGATCTTTCCGATGCCGATGTCGACGCCGTCGCAGACCTTGCCCTCGAGCTTGGCCTGGCGGGAATCGTGGCGACGAACACCACTATCTCTCGTGAGGGCCTGAACACCCCGGCTGCCGAGGTCGAGGCCCTGGGTGC
Coding sequences within:
- a CDS encoding quinone-dependent dihydroorotate dehydrogenase, which translates into the protein MNCHDLRTQAYQLALRAMFRLDPERIHTLISGGLKALHAASPINRGLERYLVVHDPVLEQEVFGVNFPRPLGLAAGFDKNGTAADAWAAVGFGFAELGTVTAQPQPGNPQPRLFRLPADKAILNRMGFNNAGAAEVANNLRARRHRDVIGINIGKNKTVPAEEAVDNYRESATQLGHLADYLVVNVSSPNTPGLRDLQAVESLRPILAAVQEAAQVPVLVKIAPDLSDADVDAVADLALELGLAGIVATNTTISREGLNTPAAEVEALGAGGISGAPVAQRSLEVLRRLYARVGDQLVLVAVGGIGTPQQAWERITAGATLLQGYTALIYGGPEWIRDIHLGLAQQVRAHGLKNISQAVGSGLEWKD
- the mshC gene encoding cysteine--1-D-myo-inosityl 2-amino-2-deoxy-alpha-D-glucopyranoside ligase gives rise to the protein MHSWPQPSFQSAPGTARPLRLYDTARDGVFPLEVTDNQARMYVCGITPYDSTHLGHAATYLTFDLIYRVLLDNGHEVSYVQNITDVDDPLFERAQRDGVDWRELGSSQIDLFRSDMEVLSVFPPQHYIGAMESIDEVIEMVTTLLDKGAAYVVEDAEFPDVYASIAATDNFGYESRYSRAEMLEFFRERGGDPDRAGKRDPLDALLWRAHRPGEPAWDSPMGPGRPGWHVECSAIATRRLGPTFDIQGGGSDLRFPHHEFSAAHAEAAFGQGPMAQFYVHTGMIGLDGVKMSKSLGNLVFVHKLTEQGVEPGAIRLGVYASHYRGDRDWSAAVVERAQQRLELWRRALAQPGSLHQAQAVVAAVREHLANDLDTPAALAALDEWAQAERGSTEEHAGALVAQAVDSLLGVKL
- a CDS encoding undecaprenyl-diphosphate phosphatase — protein: MSWAQVIVLSVVQGLTEFLPVSSSGHLRIVSELFWGADAGASFTAVIQLGTEAAVLVYFAGMIWQILRGWCAGLLNKQARGQDWKMGWMVIVGSIPIGILGFVGKDLIRDNLRNLWITAAMLILFSFVFIVAERTSSKSRGFEELNMKDAVVMGLCQCLALIPGVSRSGGTISGGLFLGLDREVATRFSFLLAIPAVLASGLFSLPDAFAPATGQSATGAQLLVGTGIAFVIGYASIAWLLKFVAHHSFEWFAAYRIPVGIIVMVLLALGVLQPY